In one window of Halorubrum sp. BV1 DNA:
- a CDS encoding type IV pilin, which yields MRALRDDNRGFTPLAGSGLLVGIVVVLLALVGAAMVGLIDGVAPPDADFEAERDGGDLVIVANGPDPVPAQELYVRGEDPDGNVQFGRWPGDGVVQPGDRVTVPNATGNEQFDIVWEPVAFDTRETLGKYNGEESNIESWSEEGSGRDPLGATGV from the coding sequence ATGCGCGCGCTCAGAGACGACAATCGAGGGTTCACGCCGCTCGCCGGGTCGGGGTTGCTCGTCGGCATCGTCGTGGTTCTCTTGGCGCTCGTTGGTGCCGCGATGGTCGGCCTCATCGACGGCGTCGCCCCGCCGGACGCCGATTTCGAGGCCGAACGGGACGGCGGCGATCTCGTGATCGTCGCCAACGGTCCCGACCCGGTTCCCGCACAGGAGCTGTACGTCCGCGGCGAGGACCCCGACGGAAACGTGCAGTTCGGGCGGTGGCCCGGCGACGGCGTCGTCCAGCCGGGCGATCGGGTGACCGTCCCGAACGCGACCGGCAACGAGCAGTTCGATATCGTCTGGGAGCCGGTGGCGTTCGACACCCGCGAGACGCTGGGGAAGTACAACGGAGAGGAGTCCAACATCGAGTCGTGGAGCGAGGAGGGCTCCGGACGCGACCCGCTCGGCGCGACCGGAGTCTGA
- a CDS encoding YIP1 family protein, with protein MTSWIDDPTGGRARGARGIARAWVAALVSPRRLFVNGVSPGDQAPALTFAVTVAAAYTLGWILAEPTAVPGVVGSVAVSAIVVLLLVVALAAPVGLHLTAAVATLSVLLASVAYDGGWSLRDRAGVSETVQVVAYASSPMALAGPPIPALRVACGAYAATLFVVGIRTVHRTTLPRAIVAGVPPAALGYGVGYRVIASVRTVLG; from the coding sequence GTGACTTCGTGGATCGACGATCCGACCGGCGGGCGCGCTCGCGGCGCGCGCGGGATAGCTCGCGCGTGGGTCGCGGCGCTGGTCAGCCCGCGGCGGCTGTTCGTGAACGGCGTGAGTCCCGGGGATCAGGCCCCCGCACTGACGTTCGCGGTCACCGTCGCCGCCGCGTACACGCTGGGATGGATCCTCGCGGAGCCGACGGCCGTCCCCGGTGTGGTCGGATCCGTCGCGGTCTCCGCGATCGTGGTACTGCTCCTCGTCGTCGCGCTCGCAGCACCGGTCGGACTCCACCTGACGGCAGCCGTCGCGACGCTGTCGGTCCTTTTGGCCAGTGTCGCGTACGACGGCGGATGGAGTCTCCGCGACCGGGCCGGCGTGAGCGAGACCGTGCAGGTGGTCGCGTACGCGAGTTCCCCGATGGCGCTCGCCGGGCCGCCGATCCCGGCGCTCCGCGTCGCCTGCGGCGCGTACGCGGCGACGCTTTTCGTGGTCGGAATCCGCACCGTCCACCGAACCACGCTTCCCCGGGCGATCGTGGCCGGAGTCCCGCCGGCCGCGCTCGGATACGGCGTCGGCTACCGGGTCATCGCGTCGGTTCGAACCGTGCTCGGGTGA
- a CDS encoding Gfo/Idh/MocA family protein — protein MTRDSLRIGVLGYRFMGKAHANALARLPMFFPDAPVVERHTLVGRDEEALAAAADRFGFANVATDWADALDEVDVFYNLGPNHVHAEPSIAALDAGVPVLCEKPLAPTLEEAAAMRDAAAAADVPAGTAFNYRFVPALRRARASIEAGELGEIRQVRGRYLQDWLVDPEAAWTWRMDADLAGSGALGDLGAHTIDLASYLVGDRVGAVDRVSGQLTTFVDERPVYDDAGEVAEYRDVSVDDAYTAQVAYESGATGSFEASRVAAGHKNDHTIAVHGTKGSLTFSLERLNELKVLREGDRGYQTVLVTEETDPYVDRWWPPGHVLGWEHTFVHESYEFLSAVAEGDEFSPSFAEGYAVQRVLDAIGKADDRGAWVSLE, from the coding sequence ATGACACGGGACTCACTGCGGATCGGCGTACTGGGGTATCGATTCATGGGCAAGGCGCACGCGAACGCGCTGGCGCGGCTTCCGATGTTCTTCCCTGACGCCCCCGTGGTCGAGCGTCACACGCTCGTCGGGCGCGACGAGGAGGCCCTCGCGGCCGCGGCCGACCGATTCGGTTTCGCGAACGTCGCGACCGACTGGGCGGACGCGCTCGACGAGGTGGACGTGTTCTACAACCTCGGACCGAACCACGTACACGCGGAGCCGTCGATCGCGGCCCTCGACGCCGGCGTTCCGGTCCTCTGTGAGAAGCCGCTTGCGCCGACGCTGGAGGAGGCCGCCGCCATGCGTGACGCCGCGGCGGCGGCGGACGTTCCGGCGGGGACCGCGTTCAACTATCGCTTCGTCCCCGCGCTTCGGCGCGCGCGAGCGAGCATCGAGGCCGGTGAACTCGGCGAGATACGGCAGGTCCGCGGCCGGTACCTGCAAGACTGGCTCGTCGATCCGGAGGCAGCCTGGACGTGGCGAATGGACGCCGACCTCGCCGGCTCGGGCGCGCTCGGTGATTTGGGAGCGCACACGATCGACCTCGCGAGCTACCTCGTCGGTGACCGCGTCGGCGCGGTAGATCGAGTGTCCGGCCAGCTGACCACGTTCGTCGACGAGCGCCCGGTGTACGACGACGCGGGCGAGGTCGCGGAGTACCGGGACGTGTCCGTCGACGACGCGTACACTGCACAAGTGGCGTACGAGTCGGGCGCGACGGGGAGCTTCGAGGCCAGCCGCGTCGCCGCGGGTCACAAGAACGACCACACGATCGCAGTGCACGGAACGAAGGGGAGCCTGACGTTCTCTCTGGAGCGGCTCAACGAGCTGAAGGTGCTCCGAGAGGGGGATCGAGGGTACCAAACGGTGCTCGTCACGGAGGAGACCGATCCCTACGTCGACCGCTGGTGGCCGCCCGGTCATGTGCTCGGCTGGGAGCACACCTTCGTCCACGAGAGCTACGAGTTCCTCTCGGCGGTCGCTGAGGGCGATGAGTTCTCGCCGTCGTTCGCGGAGGGGTACGCGGTCCAGCGCGTCCTCGACGCGATCGGAAAGGCAGACGACCGCGGCGCGTGGGTGTCTCTGGAGTAG